One genomic segment of Brassica napus cultivar Da-Ae chromosome A3, Da-Ae, whole genome shotgun sequence includes these proteins:
- the LOC106386640 gene encoding plant UBX domain-containing protein 12 — MAKRAFAMLERQSLAENSSPSVDTKRPKRSSDVAAATESTTTTCLFPKAVIGYPELSEEPSSDWDRSVLCRICVRLPDGRRVQRNFLKSESVQLLWSFCYSQMDQSERNKPFKLFQAIPGYYKNLYYGYYTSFEQSGLANSLISVTWM; from the coding sequence ATGGCAAAAAGAGCATTCGCGATGCTTGAACGCCAATCGCTAGCGGAGAATTCATCGCCGTCGGTCGATACCAAACGCCCAAAACGCTCTTCCGACGTAGCAGCAGCGACCGAGAGTACAACAACAACATGTTTGTTCCCAAAAGCGGTTATTGGATACCCGGAATTGTCCGAAGAGCCAAGTAGCGATTGGGATAGAAGCGTTTTGTGTAGGATCTGCGTTCGATTACCTGACGGGAGAAGAGTGCAGAGAAACTTCTTGAAATCAGAATCGGTTCAGCTTCTCTGGTCGTTTTGCTACTCCCAGATGGATCAATCGGAGAGGAACAAGCCTTTCAAGCTGTTTCAAGCCATTCCGGGTTATTACAAGAATCTTTATTACGGATATTACACGAGTTTCGAACAATCTGGGCTTGCCAACTCTTTGATCTCTGTGACTTGGATGTGA